In Brevibacillus brevis, a genomic segment contains:
- a CDS encoding YhgE/Pip domain-containing protein, which translates to MRSIWEIYKTDWVRIFKVPTGVFLILAIILLPCLYDWVNIKSVWDPYANTEGVKVAVTSQDQGATVAGKYINIGDELLRSLQRNQKLGWTFVDEAEAERGLDRGVYYASILIPPDFSSKMTGIVEGRLDRPEVIYSVNEKVNAVAPKITSSGVTAIAKEINESFTKAVSEALLRKLEEIGVQIEEQLPTIRKIEHGIFDLESKLPQIHAAGQKVLELEKKLPEIHQKAQIIPELEQRIPEINQAARHVLALQQNWPKISEAITHILALEDKLPQIHEAVGRVQELDQHFDQVAKTVDLALSKTNKALEVVTAAQDALPRLADIAEQGADLADRLSGFLTANQGALDTVAPLVKQSLALAQQAADGVGLLTERLLQTDPSSWPSADEVRTAQGRLDKAADALAHMGSLLDRINGYIPDHPLDAVLDRLQTAQDRLSRQSELLGTISQALENGKAPLKETLGTVRQLAEDTSAALGSVLSRYDSEIVPQIAAGMVALQSLTGTAADRLQAAKERVPDLAAILRDAKTGLEFGQSELLRIQEQMPQIRARVHELAQGLQAKADAFDKALSTTGPLLRRSLPEIGKKLDAAAAFIRNDLPGAEKELSRLADFVRNQLPQVESGVHTVAGLVRTDLPQLERAVREAADKLRAVEANNQFAALAKLLRGDIQKESDFLASPVQIKENRKYPIPNYGSAMSPFYGVLSLWVGSTLLISLLKAEADNPEGRYRPYQLYLGRLATFVTIGLFQALFITLGDMYLLGAYVADKVPFVLFAMLVSMVFVTITYTLLSVFGNVGKGIAIVFMVFQFSSSGGTFPISMTAPFFQALNPFMPFTYAISLLREGVGGVLWETAVRDIVWLIGFIGLSLFVALVLKRPLSGIIRKSTENAKKTGIIA; encoded by the coding sequence ATGCGTTCCATATGGGAAATTTACAAAACGGACTGGGTCCGTATTTTCAAGGTGCCGACAGGCGTTTTTCTCATCCTTGCGATCATCCTGCTCCCTTGTCTGTACGATTGGGTCAACATCAAATCCGTCTGGGATCCGTACGCCAATACGGAAGGCGTCAAGGTGGCGGTCACGAGCCAGGACCAGGGAGCGACGGTAGCGGGGAAGTACATCAACATCGGGGATGAATTGCTCCGCAGCTTGCAGCGTAATCAGAAGCTGGGCTGGACGTTTGTGGATGAAGCCGAGGCGGAGCGAGGACTGGACAGGGGCGTGTATTATGCCAGCATCCTCATCCCTCCCGACTTTTCCTCCAAGATGACCGGCATCGTCGAAGGCAGGCTCGACAGGCCCGAAGTCATATACAGCGTCAATGAAAAAGTAAATGCGGTCGCACCCAAGATCACATCATCCGGCGTGACAGCCATCGCCAAGGAAATCAACGAGAGCTTCACGAAAGCTGTCAGCGAGGCTCTCTTGCGGAAGCTGGAGGAGATCGGCGTACAGATCGAAGAGCAGCTGCCGACGATCCGGAAAATCGAGCACGGCATTTTTGATCTGGAAAGCAAGCTGCCGCAAATCCACGCTGCGGGGCAGAAAGTGCTGGAGCTGGAGAAGAAGCTGCCGGAAATCCATCAAAAGGCGCAAATCATACCCGAGCTGGAGCAGCGGATTCCCGAGATCAACCAGGCAGCTCGGCACGTGCTCGCCCTCCAGCAAAACTGGCCGAAAATCAGCGAAGCGATCACGCATATTCTCGCCCTCGAGGACAAATTGCCGCAGATCCACGAGGCTGTCGGTCGCGTTCAGGAGCTGGACCAGCATTTCGACCAGGTCGCGAAGACGGTGGATCTCGCTCTGAGCAAAACGAACAAGGCGCTTGAGGTCGTGACCGCGGCGCAGGACGCTTTGCCGCGGCTGGCGGATATTGCGGAGCAAGGCGCAGACCTCGCCGATCGGCTGAGCGGTTTCCTGACGGCGAACCAAGGCGCGCTGGACACCGTCGCTCCGCTGGTCAAGCAAAGCCTGGCGTTGGCCCAGCAGGCTGCCGATGGCGTCGGGCTGCTCACGGAGCGATTGCTGCAAACCGATCCCAGCAGCTGGCCCTCAGCGGACGAAGTGAGGACGGCGCAGGGCCGTTTGGACAAAGCGGCAGACGCACTGGCGCATATGGGATCGCTGCTCGACCGGATCAACGGCTACATTCCGGACCATCCGTTGGACGCGGTGCTGGACCGGCTGCAGACGGCGCAAGACAGGCTAAGCAGGCAGAGCGAGCTGCTTGGAACGATTTCGCAGGCTTTGGAGAACGGGAAGGCGCCGCTCAAGGAAACGCTCGGGACCGTCCGGCAGCTGGCCGAGGACACGAGCGCCGCCTTGGGCTCGGTTCTTTCCCGGTACGACAGCGAGATCGTCCCACAAATCGCGGCTGGGATGGTGGCGCTTCAGTCGTTGACCGGCACGGCAGCTGACCGCTTGCAGGCCGCCAAGGAAAGAGTGCCGGATCTGGCCGCCATTTTGCGGGATGCGAAAACGGGTCTGGAATTTGGTCAAAGCGAGCTGCTCCGAATCCAGGAGCAAATGCCGCAAATCAGGGCGAGAGTCCACGAGCTGGCGCAAGGGCTTCAAGCCAAGGCGGACGCCTTTGACAAAGCGCTCTCGACGACGGGCCCACTCCTGCGCCGCAGCCTCCCGGAGATCGGCAAAAAGCTGGACGCGGCTGCGGCCTTTATCCGGAACGACTTGCCGGGGGCGGAAAAAGAGCTGTCCCGACTGGCCGATTTCGTGCGCAATCAGCTCCCGCAGGTGGAGTCGGGCGTCCATACCGTCGCAGGGCTGGTGCGGACCGACCTTCCCCAGCTGGAGCGGGCGGTTCGCGAGGCGGCCGACAAGCTGAGGGCCGTGGAGGCAAACAATCAGTTCGCCGCTCTGGCCAAGCTGCTTCGCGGAGATATTCAAAAGGAAAGCGACTTTCTGGCGAGCCCCGTCCAGATCAAGGAAAACCGGAAATACCCGATACCCAATTACGGCTCGGCGATGTCGCCGTTCTATGGCGTCCTGTCGCTGTGGGTAGGATCGACGCTGCTGATTTCCCTGCTCAAGGCGGAAGCGGATAATCCGGAAGGGCGTTACCGGCCGTACCAATTGTATTTGGGGCGATTGGCCACGTTTGTGACGATCGGACTGTTCCAGGCACTGTTCATTACGCTCGGGGACATGTACCTTCTCGGCGCCTACGTGGCTGACAAAGTTCCGTTCGTCCTCTTTGCGATGCTGGTCAGCATGGTGTTTGTCACGATTACGTACACGCTGCTATCCGTATTCGGCAACGTCGGGAAGGGAATAGCGATCGTCTTCATGGTGTTTCAGTTTTCCAGCTCGGGCGGCACGTTTCCGATCAGCATGACGGCTCCTTTTTTCCAGGCGCTCAATCCGTTCATGCCGTTCACGTATGCGATCAGCCTCCTGCGAGAAGGAGTGGGCGGGGTGCTGTGGGAGACGGCTGTGCGGGACATCGTCTGGCTGATCGGATTCATCGGGCTGAGCCTGTTCGTCGCTCTGGTGCTGAAACGCCCGCTTAGCGGGATCATCCGGAAGTCGACGGAGAATGCCAAGAAGACGGGGATTATTGCGTAA
- a CDS encoding ABC transporter substrate-binding protein produces MMTVLHFLELRSFFRDQKAHAPFPVTVERLTGIWHCTTRYAKVIIRRLSELGWIDWQSGRGRGHSSVLTLLADSEEMLLQEVRTKLEQGDVSEAMEWLNRFGDTTVKNRIMDWLSEGMGFTTQTVSDRLEDTLRLPVYRGIVTLDPAMTYYTFDAQIAGQLFDTLVEYDHERGVITPGIAHSWEISGDGREWTFHLKKSILFHHGRELTAHDVVFSLDRIRLHPERFESSWMYRDIVHTEALDHKTVRVRLAEPNSLFLRFLSTVPASIVPADIVQSGEAEFARKPVGTGPFRISRFEDGICVLEAFIGHFRGRPQLDRVEVLILPDVEPGRLKEPDWTSVLTSYGDPSRAQLETILRANGEWNDTEMLYACCNLLVFHQWKDGPQNHPKFREALYHILDREQLIADLGGDRTVPARGFRPHPDEIAHEKSRLTRSEIMAMLKESGYQGEVFRVASNPYHKEDAEWIRARCESYGINITMDVKPIDELTDYADWQQYDCRLFGNVFTGDEVCELEMYLQKNYFLAAFDPQTAQAVNNAAEAIFREPEAGRRQQLLEELEDLMRQTRSILYLVHKKSNASFHQSVRGVTLNPSGWLDFDKIWFHPQTTP; encoded by the coding sequence ATGATGACGGTTTTGCATTTTTTGGAGCTCCGTTCCTTTTTCCGCGACCAGAAGGCCCATGCGCCTTTTCCCGTTACCGTAGAGCGTCTCACCGGCATCTGGCATTGCACGACGAGGTATGCCAAAGTCATCATCCGAAGGCTATCCGAGCTGGGCTGGATCGACTGGCAGTCAGGGCGCGGACGCGGGCATTCTTCGGTTTTAACGTTGCTCGCCGATTCGGAGGAAATGCTGCTTCAAGAGGTGAGGACCAAGCTGGAGCAGGGAGATGTCAGCGAAGCCATGGAGTGGTTGAACCGGTTTGGCGACACTACAGTCAAAAACCGCATCATGGACTGGCTGTCGGAAGGCATGGGCTTTACGACGCAGACCGTTTCGGATCGGCTCGAGGACACGCTGCGGCTTCCCGTATACCGCGGCATCGTGACGCTGGACCCGGCCATGACTTATTACACGTTTGACGCCCAGATCGCAGGGCAGTTGTTTGATACATTGGTCGAGTACGATCATGAGCGAGGCGTGATCACACCCGGCATTGCGCATTCCTGGGAGATCAGCGGGGACGGGCGGGAATGGACCTTTCATTTGAAAAAGAGCATCCTGTTCCATCACGGACGAGAGCTGACTGCTCATGACGTCGTATTTTCCCTCGATCGCATCCGCTTGCACCCGGAGAGGTTCGAGTCGAGCTGGATGTATCGGGACATCGTCCATACCGAGGCGCTTGACCATAAAACAGTGCGGGTGCGGCTCGCTGAACCGAATTCGCTGTTTTTGCGCTTTCTGTCTACCGTTCCTGCGAGTATCGTGCCCGCCGACATCGTCCAATCCGGCGAAGCGGAATTTGCGCGGAAGCCGGTAGGCACCGGTCCGTTTCGAATCAGCCGGTTTGAGGATGGAATTTGCGTCCTGGAAGCTTTTATCGGTCACTTTCGGGGAAGGCCGCAGCTCGATCGGGTCGAGGTGCTGATCCTGCCGGATGTCGAGCCCGGACGGCTTAAGGAACCGGACTGGACATCGGTCTTGACCTCTTACGGAGATCCTTCCCGGGCGCAGCTGGAGACTATTCTCCGTGCAAACGGCGAGTGGAACGATACGGAGATGCTGTACGCCTGCTGCAATCTGCTCGTCTTTCACCAGTGGAAAGACGGTCCGCAAAATCATCCGAAGTTTCGGGAAGCGCTGTACCATATTTTGGATCGGGAGCAGTTGATTGCGGATTTGGGCGGAGACCGCACTGTTCCGGCGAGAGGCTTCCGTCCGCATCCAGACGAGATCGCCCATGAAAAAAGTCGCCTGACCCGTTCTGAAATCATGGCGATGCTGAAGGAGAGCGGCTACCAAGGGGAAGTATTCCGGGTCGCCTCCAACCCGTATCACAAGGAAGACGCCGAGTGGATTCGTGCCCGATGCGAGTCGTACGGCATCAACATCACCATGGATGTGAAGCCGATAGATGAGTTGACGGACTACGCGGATTGGCAGCAGTACGACTGCCGGCTGTTTGGAAACGTCTTTACCGGCGACGAAGTGTGCGAGCTGGAGATGTATTTGCAGAAAAACTACTTCCTCGCCGCGTTCGATCCGCAGACAGCACAGGCAGTGAACAATGCGGCAGAGGCGATCTTCCGCGAGCCGGAAGCAGGCAGGCGCCAGCAGCTGCTCGAGGAGCTGGAAGATCTGATGCGGCAGACCCGCTCGATCCTGTACCTCGTCCATAAAAAGAGCAATGCGTCTTTTCACCAGTCGGTGCGGGGGGTCACGCTCAATCCGTCAGGCTGGCTGGACTTCGATAAAATCTGGTTTCACCCCCAAACGACACCGTAA
- a CDS encoding MFS transporter, producing the protein MNVLLQKLRTWAHFHPVAWGVIIGTFLSRTGFFMVIPFLGIYLGKVKGVDPATVGAILAASFLVGTLCSFLGGALSDRLGRYPVMITAMAAWSLTLLGFAFAEEVWQFFLMSSLNGLFRSIFEPTARALLADVTPPERRSDAFHARYFAINIGGAIGPLMGLKLGAGSTASLLPFFVSAAIFAAYAAVLVILMLAFKHTVPEKSEITPMGQMVRIVFTDKVFLYFLVGNVFLAGAYSHLDTTLSQYIGHDRIEAYSLLFIVNTLSVVVLQYPLAKLMKRFSSLTALKAGCLLFGLGLFGFGLFDNLALLALSMVVFTAGEVLSFVIGDVLIGEIAPSHLRGAYYGASGFAFIGQSVCAWFGGILLNTLGFSQGPTIFAILMLLTFLAYPFFHRGQLLWERRLGRSDAGQICQGMELTKS; encoded by the coding sequence ATGAACGTCTTGTTGCAAAAGCTCCGCACCTGGGCACATTTCCATCCAGTCGCCTGGGGCGTCATTATCGGTACATTTCTTTCGCGCACCGGATTTTTTATGGTGATTCCGTTTTTGGGCATCTACTTGGGCAAAGTCAAGGGAGTTGACCCCGCTACGGTCGGGGCCATCCTGGCAGCCAGCTTTTTGGTAGGGACACTGTGCAGCTTTCTCGGTGGTGCGCTGTCCGATCGCTTGGGCCGATACCCGGTCATGATCACGGCGATGGCCGCCTGGAGCCTGACCCTGCTTGGCTTTGCTTTTGCCGAGGAAGTCTGGCAGTTCTTTCTCATGAGCTCCCTCAACGGCCTGTTCCGCAGCATCTTCGAACCGACAGCCCGTGCCCTGCTGGCGGACGTGACGCCTCCAGAGCGGCGCTCCGACGCTTTTCACGCGCGGTACTTCGCAATCAATATCGGCGGCGCCATCGGACCGTTGATGGGGCTGAAGCTGGGAGCCGGCAGCACGGCCTCGCTCCTGCCGTTTTTCGTCAGCGCCGCCATTTTCGCTGCCTACGCCGCGGTCCTGGTCATTCTCATGCTTGCTTTCAAGCACACGGTTCCGGAGAAGTCCGAAATCACACCGATGGGGCAAATGGTGCGAATCGTGTTTACCGATAAAGTGTTCCTTTATTTTCTGGTAGGCAACGTCTTTTTGGCTGGCGCCTACTCCCACCTCGATACGACCTTGTCGCAGTACATCGGACACGACCGTATCGAAGCATACTCGCTGCTCTTTATTGTCAACACGCTCTCCGTCGTGGTCCTGCAATACCCGCTAGCCAAGCTGATGAAGCGTTTTTCTTCCCTGACCGCTCTAAAGGCCGGCTGCCTGCTGTTCGGATTGGGACTGTTCGGATTCGGGTTATTCGACAATCTGGCGTTGCTTGCGCTGTCGATGGTCGTGTTTACCGCCGGCGAAGTGCTCAGCTTTGTGATCGGTGACGTGCTGATCGGAGAAATTGCGCCCAGCCATTTGCGCGGCGCCTACTATGGAGCCAGCGGGTTTGCTTTTATTGGCCAGAGCGTCTGCGCCTGGTTTGGCGGAATTCTGCTGAACACCCTGGGCTTTAGCCAAGGCCCCACCATCTTCGCCATCCTGATGCTGCTCACTTTTCTCGCCTATCCGTTTTTCCACCGCGGGCAGCTGCTGTGGGAGCGGCGCCTTGGACGCAGTGATGCCGGCCAGATTTGCCAAGGCATGGAGCTGACGAAGAGCTAA
- a CDS encoding isocitrate lyase/phosphoenolpyruvate mutase family protein, which yields MTAIQQFHTLHHADDLLFLGNAWDIPSARALEKGGFRAIGTTSWGIAHAQGFTDGEKIDFDLHLAIIRSIVRHVQIPVSADIEAGYGESARAIVENVLRTADVGVAGINLEDSLKHQEGLRDAAEHGLLLRQIRTALDNRGFHDFYINARIDTYFQKENPLTETIERGNIYVESGASGIFVPGVTSESDIRAIATQVAAPLNVLSLPGLTNGKLLREWGVRRLSFGNALYDKMAADLENTATHLFETTDTRSLYETTGS from the coding sequence ATGACAGCCATTCAACAATTTCACACACTTCATCATGCAGACGACCTATTGTTCCTGGGCAACGCCTGGGACATCCCCTCCGCACGTGCGCTGGAAAAAGGCGGTTTTCGCGCCATCGGAACGACCAGTTGGGGAATTGCGCACGCGCAAGGCTTTACCGATGGAGAAAAGATCGATTTTGACCTGCATCTGGCCATCATCCGAAGCATCGTCAGACATGTGCAGATTCCGGTGTCTGCTGATATCGAGGCGGGCTACGGAGAAAGTGCCCGAGCGATCGTCGAAAACGTATTGCGGACAGCGGATGTGGGAGTCGCAGGCATCAATCTCGAGGATTCGCTCAAGCATCAAGAAGGCTTGCGGGATGCGGCGGAGCACGGCCTCCTTCTCCGGCAGATCAGAACAGCGCTCGATAACCGTGGCTTTCACGATTTTTACATCAACGCCCGAATCGATACGTACTTCCAAAAAGAGAATCCGCTAACGGAAACGATCGAGCGGGGAAATATCTATGTGGAGAGCGGAGCAAGCGGCATCTTCGTCCCCGGTGTCACGAGCGAATCAGACATTCGGGCCATTGCAACCCAGGTGGCTGCGCCGCTGAACGTCCTCTCTCTTCCGGGGCTGACGAATGGCAAGCTGCTTCGCGAATGGGGAGTCAGACGGCTCAGCTTTGGCAATGCGCTGTATGACAAGATGGCCGCTGATCTGGAAAACACTGCGACCCATTTGTTTGAAACGACAGACACTCGGTCTTTATACGAGACGACCGGTTCATGA
- a CDS encoding NAD(P)H-dependent oxidoreductase, translated as MKLLIVYTHPNHQSLSYAFLQKVLEGSGENPNIQEVQVLDLYAESFHPVLEFNEHKRRRDMHIDPRLEKYRQQIRWADKLVFVYPIWWGRPPAMLLGYIDQMFAAGFAYRDKDGLFPEGLLAGKSVVCISTMKGPTHYPLFWLNNAHKVLMKRALFQFVGMKKVKFFEFGSMESPKGRHAQKLDRVYRYFQTIAQ; from the coding sequence ATGAAACTGCTGATTGTGTATACGCATCCGAATCACCAGAGCCTCAGCTACGCGTTTTTGCAGAAGGTGCTGGAAGGAAGCGGGGAAAACCCGAATATCCAGGAAGTGCAGGTACTCGATTTGTACGCGGAGTCGTTCCATCCGGTTCTTGAATTCAACGAGCACAAGCGAAGGAGAGACATGCACATCGATCCCCGGCTGGAGAAGTACCGCCAGCAAATTCGCTGGGCGGACAAACTCGTTTTTGTGTACCCGATCTGGTGGGGACGCCCGCCTGCGATGCTGCTCGGGTATATCGACCAGATGTTTGCGGCCGGATTCGCCTACCGGGACAAGGACGGGCTTTTTCCGGAAGGGCTGCTCGCGGGCAAGTCGGTCGTCTGCATTTCCACGATGAAGGGACCGACGCATTATCCCCTGTTCTGGTTGAACAACGCGCACAAGGTGCTGATGAAGAGAGCGCTGTTTCAATTTGTGGGGATGAAGAAAGTGAAGTTCTTCGAGTTTGGCAGCATGGAGAGTCCAAAGGGGAGGCATGCGCAGAAGCTGGATCGGGTCTATCGGTATTTCCAGACAATTGCGCAGTAG
- a CDS encoding MarR family transcriptional regulator codes for MDKEALFQKFVMFTSAVHQIKHELTKEVKPATVTPVQYSILEYIAVHQPVTLSQISDCQHMSLPNTSREIRKLTEKNLCEKSTGAEDQRKQYIRLSKAGQDIMDEVFLRIQERFTERIHEATPQELGLIEEALDLLHAKVFYTDSRSSGK; via the coding sequence GTGGACAAAGAAGCCTTGTTCCAGAAATTCGTGATGTTCACCAGCGCGGTCCATCAAATCAAGCATGAATTAACCAAAGAAGTGAAGCCAGCCACGGTTACGCCGGTTCAGTACAGCATTTTGGAGTACATCGCGGTTCATCAGCCTGTCACCCTCAGCCAAATCAGCGATTGCCAGCACATGTCCCTGCCCAATACGAGCCGTGAAATCAGGAAGCTGACGGAGAAAAACCTGTGCGAAAAATCAACCGGTGCCGAAGACCAGCGCAAGCAGTACATTCGCCTGTCGAAAGCAGGCCAGGACATAATGGACGAAGTCTTTTTACGGATACAAGAGCGCTTTACCGAGCGAATCCATGAAGCGACCCCACAAGAGCTGGGGTTGATTGAGGAAGCGCTGGATTTGCTTCACGCGAAAGTGTTTTATACGGATTCACGCAGCTCCGGCAAATAG
- a CDS encoding SDR family oxidoreductase: MEKKLAGKVALVTGASRGIGQKIAQELALQGARVVVNYASSSRRAEEVVSEIRKNGGEALAIQADVSKVGEVEHLFEKTLEAFGRIDILVNNAGVMITKPIAEMTEEDFDQLFAINVKGTYFACQQAALHMSEKGRIINFSTSVAGQMFPGYSVYAATKGAVEQITRQLAKELVPKGITINAVAPGPVNTELFTADKTEEQIRAVGSMNSFGRLAEPEDISQVVLFLAGAESQWVTGQTLRVNGGFI; this comes from the coding sequence ATGGAAAAGAAGCTGGCAGGTAAAGTGGCGTTGGTGACAGGGGCATCTCGGGGGATCGGGCAAAAAATAGCGCAGGAGCTGGCTTTGCAAGGAGCCAGGGTGGTTGTAAACTACGCGAGCAGCTCCAGAAGAGCGGAGGAAGTCGTTTCCGAAATCAGGAAAAATGGCGGAGAGGCGCTTGCGATTCAAGCGGACGTCAGCAAAGTGGGAGAGGTAGAGCATTTGTTTGAGAAAACGCTGGAGGCATTTGGCCGCATCGACATCTTGGTCAATAATGCCGGGGTAATGATTACCAAGCCGATTGCCGAAATGACGGAGGAGGATTTTGACCAGCTGTTCGCCATCAACGTCAAAGGGACGTACTTCGCCTGCCAACAGGCAGCTCTCCATATGAGTGAGAAGGGAAGAATCATCAACTTCTCCACGTCTGTCGCAGGGCAAATGTTCCCGGGTTACAGCGTGTACGCGGCGACAAAGGGAGCGGTCGAGCAGATTACTCGCCAGCTGGCGAAAGAGCTCGTACCAAAAGGGATCACCATCAACGCCGTTGCTCCCGGACCGGTGAATACCGAGCTCTTCACCGCAGACAAAACGGAGGAGCAGATCAGGGCAGTCGGTTCGATGAACTCGTTCGGCAGGCTGGCTGAGCCCGAGGACATTTCGCAGGTCGTTCTGTTCCTAGCAGGCGCTGAGTCCCAGTGGGTCACAGGGCAGACTCTTCGCGTCAACGGCGGGTTCATTTAA
- a CDS encoding TetR family transcriptional regulator, whose amino-acid sequence MPMGHDAPLTKEMILDAAEQVLRRFGPEKTSVVDIAKALQVSHGTVYRHFPSKAALREAVTERWLVGCISAPLEKIVSEGKGSATERLRLWLDTLRKSKRDYFTRDTEMFAMYAAETQESVETVKAHVNHLIQQIATIVEQGIQSNEFKPGQPEVIAKAIFMATSRFHHPAHANQWLAEDEEETFQAVWELLLRGLV is encoded by the coding sequence ATGCCTATGGGTCACGATGCGCCATTGACAAAAGAAATGATACTGGATGCGGCGGAACAGGTGCTCAGACGTTTTGGCCCGGAAAAAACCTCCGTGGTCGACATAGCCAAGGCGCTGCAGGTCAGCCACGGAACGGTGTACCGACACTTCCCGAGCAAGGCTGCCTTGCGGGAGGCTGTCACGGAAAGGTGGCTGGTCGGTTGTATCTCCGCCCCGTTAGAGAAGATCGTAAGCGAAGGAAAAGGCAGCGCGACGGAACGTTTGCGCTTGTGGCTGGACACGCTCCGAAAGTCGAAGCGGGATTATTTCACTCGGGACACGGAGATGTTTGCCATGTATGCGGCCGAAACGCAGGAATCGGTGGAGACGGTAAAGGCCCATGTCAATCACTTGATTCAACAGATAGCGACGATCGTGGAGCAAGGAATCCAGTCGAATGAGTTTAAGCCCGGTCAACCGGAGGTCATAGCAAAGGCCATTTTCATGGCGACCTCGCGCTTCCACCATCCTGCACATGCCAATCAGTGGCTCGCCGAGGACGAAGAGGAAACCTTCCAGGCGGTATGGGAGCTGCTTTTGAGAGGGCTGGTATAA